A window of the Streptomyces sp. NBC_00250 genome harbors these coding sequences:
- a CDS encoding adenylate/guanylate cyclase domain-containing protein, whose protein sequence is MSCASCRSALPPGARFCPSCGSPCAPGQVTARATGRKVVTVLFCDLVGSTALSGALDAETLRSVTLRWFDLMRLRIEEQGGTVEKFIGDAVMAVFGVPTVREDDARRAASAALAMREALTGFNARLEEAVGVRLQMRIGINTGQAVTGSATQRQAMVSGEMVNVAARLEQNAAAGEILIGPDTLAAVGPGIRTTEAGPLLLKGKSDRVTAHRLTGLDEEADPETLRRFDLGFVGREHELNLMDEALGRLVRARRVDRLVIGGEAGQGKTRLVREWLDRARVTAPASNPASTSSPAPASSPAQTSPPAQASSPAPDSTLAPDLGPTPDRPAASTAPAAPGVRHGAGRCRARGEQPSLGPLADAVAGLLKSVGTVVPSPELDLLHQGLLLDGTPNPSPADTCAALAKVLSELSETQPVVLVIDDCHWAAQPLFDALDRLVRALADAAVLIVLLTRPQLFDARPELALGAVPLGGLSDIEAQLLAAELTGRTADSGPLAPQVLARVGGNPLHLEQLLVAGDPVDADSVPLPLQALIGARIDALEPPEQRALGIASVLGGDFTADELTALAGPPGEAWTAAELGTTLRRLVRHRLIRPDGGAFRFAGGLIQEVVHTSQSKQDRADRHERAARLDTVRQRGSAAVGAHLEQAYRYRVELGAQDAHTDGLRRRAADALAEAGRLALAHADPVWAADLLARSTARYAAGEPGSTATRRRLGQTLLDLGRVQEGRVLLEAVLAEAPADGPDAVEAAHARLGLASVGRSPESRSPESRPSENRSPESRSAEGRPAGTRSEDRRSESSRSEDSRVEASRSRRGGPREAPSPGTDESPAEAASATLPVFAAAGDELGQARACLRLAQRAQEQGRHGEAERLLARALGHAVSADAEPERAAALGAMGVSLWRGPQPVADAVARCRALLAEQGAGRRAVRLTLNCPLAVVLALHDDRAGAVACLAEAEQLAQRLGYAEADAFLPIFTATVADLAGRREEALLSLERAASAARELGATGLLRSALLDATRIRLDLGDWRTAHGTLAALESAGRRSGERSAPDRPRAESADLDGLRARVAALRGEAATAGRLAARALATAARTDSPIVQGLAALDAARTELALGRPADAAEAAARARRSFAAKGHLPAVRQAEALAEECRSRLPGHGPAHGRAAGAGKETPR, encoded by the coding sequence ATGTCCTGCGCCTCGTGCCGGAGCGCACTGCCGCCGGGCGCCCGGTTCTGCCCTTCCTGCGGCAGTCCGTGCGCCCCCGGGCAGGTCACGGCCAGAGCGACCGGCCGCAAGGTGGTGACCGTCCTCTTCTGCGACCTGGTGGGCTCCACGGCGCTCTCCGGGGCGCTCGACGCGGAGACCCTGCGGTCGGTGACGCTCCGCTGGTTCGACCTGATGCGGCTGCGGATCGAGGAACAGGGCGGCACCGTGGAGAAGTTCATCGGGGACGCCGTGATGGCCGTCTTCGGCGTTCCGACCGTCCGGGAGGACGACGCCCGCCGTGCGGCCTCCGCCGCCCTGGCGATGCGGGAGGCGCTCACCGGGTTCAACGCGCGCCTGGAGGAAGCCGTCGGCGTACGGCTCCAGATGCGCATCGGTATCAACACCGGTCAGGCGGTGACGGGTTCGGCGACGCAGCGCCAGGCGATGGTCTCCGGCGAGATGGTCAACGTCGCCGCGCGCCTGGAACAGAACGCCGCGGCCGGAGAGATCCTCATCGGGCCCGACACCCTGGCGGCCGTGGGGCCGGGCATCCGGACGACGGAAGCGGGCCCGCTCCTGCTCAAGGGCAAGAGCGACCGGGTCACGGCCCATCGCCTGACCGGCCTGGACGAGGAGGCGGACCCGGAGACACTGCGCCGCTTCGACCTCGGCTTCGTCGGCCGTGAGCATGAACTCAACCTCATGGACGAGGCGTTGGGGCGACTGGTGCGGGCGCGGAGGGTGGATCGCCTGGTGATCGGCGGGGAGGCGGGCCAGGGCAAGACGCGCCTCGTACGGGAGTGGCTCGACCGGGCCAGGGTGACGGCCCCGGCTTCGAACCCGGCATCGACCTCGTCCCCGGCCCCGGCTTCGTCCCCGGCCCAGACTTCGCCCCCGGCCCAGGCTTCGTCCCCCGCCCCGGATTCGACCCTGGCGCCGGACCTGGGCCCGACCCCCGACCGGCCTGCGGCCTCGACCGCCCCCGCGGCCCCCGGCGTCCGTCATGGCGCCGGGCGCTGCCGGGCGCGGGGCGAGCAGCCCAGTCTCGGGCCGCTCGCCGATGCCGTGGCCGGACTCCTGAAGAGCGTCGGCACCGTCGTACCGTCGCCCGAACTCGACCTTCTCCACCAGGGTCTGCTCCTCGACGGCACTCCCAACCCTTCCCCGGCGGACACCTGCGCGGCACTCGCCAAGGTCCTCTCCGAACTGTCCGAGACCCAGCCCGTCGTGCTGGTGATCGACGACTGCCACTGGGCCGCGCAGCCGCTCTTCGACGCCCTCGACCGGCTGGTGCGCGCACTCGCCGACGCGGCCGTCCTGATCGTCCTGCTCACCCGCCCCCAACTGTTCGACGCGCGGCCCGAACTCGCCCTGGGCGCCGTGCCGCTCGGCGGTCTCTCCGACATCGAGGCGCAGCTCCTCGCGGCCGAGCTCACCGGGCGTACGGCCGACAGCGGGCCACTCGCCCCGCAGGTCCTGGCGCGGGTGGGCGGCAACCCGCTGCACCTGGAGCAGTTGCTGGTCGCGGGTGATCCCGTCGACGCGGACAGCGTCCCGCTGCCGCTCCAGGCCCTGATCGGCGCCCGGATCGACGCGCTCGAACCGCCCGAACAGCGCGCCCTGGGCATCGCGTCCGTCCTCGGCGGCGACTTCACCGCCGACGAACTCACGGCGCTCGCCGGACCTCCCGGCGAGGCGTGGACCGCCGCCGAACTCGGAACCACCCTGCGCCGGCTGGTCCGGCACCGTCTGATCAGGCCGGACGGTGGTGCGTTCCGCTTCGCCGGAGGGCTGATCCAGGAGGTCGTCCACACCAGCCAGTCCAAGCAGGACCGGGCCGACCGGCACGAACGGGCGGCACGGCTCGACACGGTCCGGCAACGGGGGAGCGCCGCCGTCGGGGCCCATCTGGAACAGGCGTACCGCTACCGCGTCGAGCTCGGTGCGCAGGACGCGCACACCGACGGTCTGCGTCGGCGCGCCGCCGACGCCCTCGCGGAGGCCGGACGTCTCGCGCTGGCCCACGCCGACCCCGTGTGGGCCGCCGACCTGCTCGCCAGGTCCACGGCCCGGTACGCGGCGGGCGAACCGGGAAGTACGGCGACACGACGGCGGCTCGGCCAGACGCTGCTCGACCTCGGGCGCGTCCAGGAAGGCAGGGTGCTGCTCGAAGCGGTCCTGGCCGAGGCCCCGGCGGACGGCCCGGACGCGGTGGAGGCCGCCCACGCCCGACTCGGGCTCGCGTCCGTCGGCCGATCCCCTGAAAGCCGATCCCCTGAAAGCCGACCCTCTGAAAACCGATCCCCAGAAAGCAGATCCGCCGAAGGCCGACCCGCCGGAACTCGATCCGAGGACAGGCGGTCCGAGAGCAGCCGGTCCGAGGACAGTCGCGTCGAGGCGAGCCGGTCCCGGCGCGGTGGGCCACGGGAGGCTCCGTCCCCGGGCACCGACGAGTCTCCGGCCGAAGCCGCCTCCGCCACCCTGCCTGTCTTCGCCGCGGCCGGTGACGAGCTCGGTCAGGCCAGGGCCTGTCTGCGGCTCGCCCAGCGCGCTCAGGAGCAGGGCCGGCACGGGGAGGCCGAGCGGCTGCTCGCACGGGCCCTCGGCCACGCCGTGAGCGCCGACGCCGAGCCGGAGCGGGCCGCGGCCCTCGGCGCCATGGGGGTCTCCCTCTGGCGAGGGCCCCAGCCCGTCGCCGACGCCGTCGCCCGCTGTCGCGCCCTTCTCGCCGAGCAGGGGGCCGGACGCCGGGCCGTCCGGCTGACGCTCAACTGCCCGCTGGCCGTGGTCCTTGCCCTCCACGACGACCGTGCCGGGGCCGTGGCCTGCCTCGCGGAGGCGGAACAGCTCGCGCAGCGGCTCGGCTACGCCGAGGCCGACGCCTTCCTGCCGATCTTCACCGCGACCGTGGCCGACCTGGCCGGCCGCCGGGAGGAGGCACTGCTCAGCCTGGAGCGGGCCGCGTCCGCCGCGCGGGAGCTGGGCGCGACAGGGCTGCTGCGCAGTGCCCTGCTCGACGCCACCCGCATCCGCCTCGACCTCGGCGACTGGCGTACCGCACACGGCACCCTCGCCGCACTGGAGTCGGCGGGCCGCCGGTCGGGGGAGCGATCGGCCCCCGACCGGCCGCGTGCCGAGTCGGCCGACCTCGACGGACTGCGCGCCCGTGTCGCCGCGCTACGAGGGGAGGCCGCGACCGCCGGTCGCCTCGCCGCCCGGGCGCTCGCCACCGCAGCCCGCACCGACTCGCCCATCGTCCAGGGCCTCGCCGCCCTCGACGCGGCCCGAACCGAACTCGCCCTGGGACGCCCGGCCGACGCCGCCGAGGCCGCGGCGCGTGCCCGCCGGAGCTTCGCCGCCAAGGGCCACCTCCCCGCCGTACGCCAGGCCGAGGCCCTGGCCGAAGAGTGCCGGAGCCGCTTGCCGGGACACGGCCCTGCCCACGGGCGGGCCGCCGGAGCCGGAAAGGAGACACCGCGATGA
- a CDS encoding S8 family peptidase, giving the protein MTTGQRPSPAPGLTWGLRGRGPADVPVEADSPPDPPAGGLPGGTGRGVRVCVVDSGVERDHPMVGPVARSWRVFKDDDGVHVEETEEGDACGHGTACAGIIRRTAPDCELSSVRVLGERFSGSGDILLEGIRWAVRQRFDVVNLSLSTSHDRFVEELRRLADEAYFQQTVIVASAHNTHVESFPWRFSSVISVGSHQEDDPDLHLYNPEPPVEFFAPGQRVPVAWLGGTSIRTSGNSFATPFVAGLCARILSSRPRLTPFQLKNALYLSAANVRVHGRR; this is encoded by the coding sequence ATGACCACCGGGCAGCGACCATCCCCGGCTCCCGGCCTCACCTGGGGCCTGCGCGGGCGGGGCCCCGCCGACGTACCCGTGGAGGCCGACAGCCCACCGGACCCGCCTGCCGGCGGTCTCCCCGGCGGGACCGGGCGTGGCGTACGGGTCTGCGTCGTCGACTCGGGTGTCGAACGGGACCATCCCATGGTCGGCCCCGTCGCTCGGTCGTGGCGCGTCTTCAAGGACGACGACGGAGTCCACGTCGAGGAGACCGAGGAGGGGGATGCCTGTGGTCACGGCACCGCCTGCGCCGGGATCATCCGGCGAACCGCCCCGGACTGCGAGCTGTCCAGCGTCCGGGTGCTCGGCGAACGGTTCTCCGGCAGCGGGGACATCCTCCTCGAAGGGATCAGGTGGGCCGTGCGCCAACGGTTCGACGTGGTGAACCTGAGCCTGTCCACCAGCCACGACCGGTTCGTGGAGGAACTGCGCCGGCTGGCCGACGAGGCGTACTTCCAGCAGACCGTCATCGTCGCCTCCGCGCACAACACGCACGTGGAGAGCTTCCCCTGGCGCTTCTCCTCGGTGATCTCGGTCGGCAGCCACCAGGAGGACGACCCGGACCTCCACCTCTACAACCCGGAGCCCCCGGTGGAGTTCTTCGCCCCCGGTCAGCGGGTCCCGGTCGCGTGGCTCGGCGGTACGTCGATCCGCACGTCCGGCAACAGCTTCGCCACCCCGTTCGTCGCCGGGCTCTGCGCGCGGATCCTGTCGAGCCGTCCCCGGCTGACGCCGTTCCAGCTGAAGAACGCCCTGTACCTGTCCGCAGCCAACGTCCGTGTCCACGGCCGCCGGTAA
- a CDS encoding GAF domain-containing protein: protein MVQTIAPAMSPTPRPDPAMAELLQSVVDTARAIFGAEASSILLLEAAADELVFEAVSGQGQEFLVGRRFPAGRGIAGWVAASGEPMVVDDLHDSASFDRNVAESTGYVPNALMAAPLLHGDRVLGVLEVLDPSPQARSSLSELDLLSLFARQAAVALHVLTTHAPRRPAPDTPDDPSRTELLRLLSEARRLLGE, encoded by the coding sequence ATGGTCCAGACGATCGCCCCCGCCATGTCACCCACGCCCCGGCCGGATCCGGCCATGGCGGAGCTCCTGCAGTCGGTGGTGGACACCGCGCGGGCCATCTTCGGTGCCGAGGCGAGCTCCATCCTGCTCCTGGAGGCGGCAGCGGACGAGCTGGTCTTCGAGGCCGTCTCCGGGCAGGGCCAGGAGTTCCTGGTGGGCCGGCGGTTCCCGGCGGGCCGGGGCATCGCCGGCTGGGTCGCCGCCTCCGGCGAGCCGATGGTGGTCGACGACCTGCACGACAGCGCGTCCTTCGACCGCAACGTCGCCGAGTCCACCGGCTACGTCCCGAACGCGCTGATGGCCGCCCCGCTCCTCCACGGGGACCGGGTCCTCGGCGTGCTGGAGGTGCTCGACCCGTCTCCGCAGGCTCGCTCCAGCCTGTCCGAGCTCGACCTGCTGAGCCTCTTCGCCCGCCAGGCGGCCGTCGCCCTGCACGTCCTCACCACCCACGCCCCGCGCCGGCCGGCCCCGGACACCCCCGACGACCCCTCGCGCACCGAACTCCTGCGCCTCCTCTCGGAAGCCCGCCGCCTCCTCGGAGAGTGA
- the katG gene encoding catalase/peroxidase HPI — MSGSDSENPAISSPTPKETRPRTNRDWWPNELDLQVLHQNSPQANPMDEDFDYAAEFATLDVDALKRDVFEVMTASQDWWPADYGHYGPLFIRMSWHAAGTYRIEDGRGGGGSGAQRFAPLNSWPDNASLDKARRLLWPVKQKYGRKISWADLLVFAGNCAMESMGFKTFGFGFGREDIWEPEEVFWGSEDTWLGDERYSGDRELSGPFGAVQMGLIYVNPEGPNGNPDPIAAARDIRETFRRMAMNDEETAALIIGGHTFGKCHGAVDPSCVGPEPEAAPIEQQALGWRNTCGSGKGADTITSGLEGAWTTAPTTWDNGYLDNLFRYDWELTTSPAGAQQWTPTDPAAQGTVPDAHDPSKRHAPMMLTTDLSLKLDPVYAPIAKTFHENPDKLADAFARAWYKLLHRDMGPVSRYLGPWIAEPQLWQDPVPAVDHALVTDADIADLKRRILASGVSVSHLATTAWASAASFRGTDKRGGANGARIRLAPQKDWEVNDLPEVAGTVEALDRIRQQFNDSRTDGVRVSLADLIVLGGCAAVEQAAKDAGHAVTVPFSPGRADASQEQTDVESFAVLEPRADGFRNYLRTGEKLSPETLLLDRAALLTLTAPEMTVLVGGMRALNTGFKGSRHGVFTDRPGTLTNDFFVNLLDMATEWKPSTATENVYEGLDRATGEAKWTATAADLVFGSNSQLRALSEVYGSRDAGEKFVRDFVAAWDKVMNLDRFDLS, encoded by the coding sequence GTGTCCGGCAGCGACAGCGAGAACCCGGCGATCTCCTCCCCGACCCCGAAGGAGACGCGCCCCAGGACGAACCGGGACTGGTGGCCGAACGAGCTGGACCTCCAGGTCCTCCACCAGAACTCGCCCCAGGCCAATCCGATGGACGAGGACTTCGACTACGCGGCGGAGTTCGCGACCCTCGACGTCGACGCGCTGAAGCGGGACGTCTTCGAGGTGATGACGGCCTCGCAGGACTGGTGGCCCGCCGACTACGGCCACTACGGGCCGCTCTTCATCCGGATGAGCTGGCACGCGGCGGGGACGTACCGCATCGAGGACGGCCGGGGCGGTGGCGGCTCCGGCGCGCAGCGATTCGCGCCGCTGAACAGCTGGCCGGACAACGCGAGCCTCGACAAGGCGCGGCGTCTGCTCTGGCCGGTGAAGCAGAAGTACGGCCGGAAGATCTCCTGGGCCGATCTTCTGGTTTTCGCCGGCAACTGCGCCATGGAATCCATGGGATTCAAGACCTTCGGTTTCGGATTCGGCCGGGAGGACATCTGGGAGCCCGAGGAGGTCTTCTGGGGCTCCGAGGACACCTGGCTCGGAGATGAGCGCTACAGCGGCGACCGGGAACTCAGCGGCCCGTTCGGCGCCGTGCAGATGGGCCTGATCTACGTCAATCCGGAAGGCCCCAACGGAAATCCGGACCCGATCGCTGCGGCCCGGGACATTCGCGAGACGTTCCGTCGCATGGCGATGAACGACGAGGAGACGGCCGCCCTCATCATCGGAGGCCACACCTTCGGCAAGTGCCACGGCGCGGTCGATCCCTCGTGCGTCGGCCCGGAGCCCGAGGCCGCACCCATCGAGCAGCAGGCCCTCGGCTGGCGGAACACGTGCGGCAGCGGCAAGGGCGCCGACACGATCACCAGCGGCCTTGAGGGCGCGTGGACCACCGCACCGACGACGTGGGACAACGGGTACCTGGACAACCTGTTCCGCTACGACTGGGAGCTGACGACGAGCCCGGCCGGAGCGCAGCAGTGGACTCCGACGGATCCCGCCGCCCAGGGCACGGTCCCCGACGCCCATGATCCGTCGAAGCGGCACGCTCCGATGATGCTGACGACGGACCTCTCGCTGAAGCTCGATCCGGTCTACGCGCCGATCGCGAAGACCTTCCACGAGAACCCGGACAAGCTCGCGGACGCGTTCGCGCGGGCCTGGTACAAGCTGCTCCACCGCGACATGGGCCCCGTCTCGCGGTACCTCGGACCGTGGATCGCCGAACCGCAACTGTGGCAGGACCCCGTTCCCGCCGTCGATCACGCCCTGGTCACGGACGCGGACATCGCCGACCTCAAGCGCAGGATCCTCGCCTCGGGGGTCTCCGTCTCCCACCTGGCCACCACGGCGTGGGCGTCGGCGGCCAGCTTCCGCGGCACCGACAAGCGCGGCGGTGCCAACGGCGCACGGATCCGGCTCGCGCCGCAGAAGGACTGGGAGGTCAACGACCTGCCCGAGGTCGCCGGGACGGTGGAGGCCCTCGACCGGATCCGGCAGCAGTTCAACGACTCCCGGACGGACGGAGTGCGGGTCTCGCTCGCCGACCTGATCGTGCTCGGCGGCTGCGCGGCCGTCGAACAGGCCGCGAAGGACGCCGGGCACGCCGTCACGGTCCCGTTCTCTCCGGGGCGTGCGGACGCCTCGCAGGAGCAGACCGACGTGGAGTCGTTCGCCGTGCTCGAACCCCGGGCGGACGGGTTCCGCAACTACCTCCGGACGGGCGAGAAGCTGTCGCCGGAGACCCTCCTCCTGGACCGCGCCGCCCTGTTGACGCTGACGGCTCCCGAGATGACGGTCCTCGTCGGCGGCATGCGGGCGCTGAACACCGGCTTCAAGGGCTCCCGGCACGGCGTGTTCACCGACCGGCCGGGGACCCTGACCAACGACTTCTTCGTGAACCTCCTCGACATGGCCACGGAATGGAAGCCGTCGACGGCGACCGAGAACGTCTACGAAGGCCTGGACCGCGCCACCGGCGAGGCCAAGTGGACCGCCACCGCGGCCGACCTCGTCTTCGGCTCGAACTCCCAGCTCCGCGCCCTCTCGGAGGTCTACGGGTCCCGGGACGCGGGAGAGAAGTTCGTGCGGGACTTCGTGGCGGCATGGGACAAGGTGATGAACCTGGACAGGTTCGACCTCTCCTGA
- a CDS encoding Fur family transcriptional regulator, translating into MSDLLGRLRGRGWRMTSQRRVVAEVLAGDHVHLTADEVHARAAERLPEISRAAVYNILGELGRLGEVAEVSAHGRAKRYDPNAHHPHQHLVCEGCGTIRDVHPTGDPMAALPAEDRFGFTVTEAEVVYRGLCPACLPGPGGP; encoded by the coding sequence ATGAGCGACCTGCTGGGGCGACTGCGTGGGCGTGGCTGGCGGATGACCTCCCAGCGGCGTGTCGTCGCCGAGGTCCTCGCCGGCGATCACGTGCACCTCACGGCCGACGAGGTGCACGCCCGCGCGGCGGAGCGGTTGCCCGAGATCTCCCGGGCGGCCGTCTACAACATCCTGGGCGAACTGGGCCGACTCGGCGAAGTCGCGGAGGTCTCCGCCCACGGCCGCGCGAAGCGGTACGACCCCAACGCGCATCACCCGCACCAGCACCTGGTGTGCGAGGGCTGCGGCACGATCCGGGACGTCCATCCGACCGGCGACCCGATGGCCGCCCTCCCGGCCGAGGACCGGTTCGGCTTCACCGTGACCGAGGCCGAGGTCGTCTACCGGGGACTGTGCCCGGCGTGTCTTCCCGGTCCGGGCGGCCCCTGA
- a CDS encoding mucoidy inhibitor MuiA family protein, producing MSTASKTITGDGTTVPVSAVPVTAAPVTAVTCLEDRAHIERTVELDLAAGVQRLRLGPVSALAVDRTLHAELTSGHPATVLDVRVVRSWEPRPPRPPADDDSALRHRVHALEEERRTLEQQRDRLRTRLELLGRVATDVLRDIGEGTGFGEAEGPRWARELDRVDAERDTYGERLRTVDARLAGIDTELGEVHRAVYLSEEEPAELVAHVELTVEATAAGRVGLRLSHLTPCALWRPAYRAVLDGGSLTLETEAMVWQRTGEDWSDVRLTLSTARSALATEPPSLGEDRLTLKDRTAAERRTVDVEMREEEIGDLGPLQVLGLPGVDDGGETRVLHAPAPVSVPSDGRAHRVPLSVFSTAASSEYACSPEVSPLVTQVVRFDNRSGHVLLAGPVDLVRGSGFSGRGTLDFTTPGSPVELAFGSRDDHRVVRETEEARDTAGITQRTVVTRTVRLHLSRFSAPGESDDRTVVLRERIPVSEVSAVEVRLRKEGCSPAPDAVDAEGIVRWDVTLPPGGRRTVTLVYEVSASSKVAGI from the coding sequence ATGTCCACCGCCTCGAAGACGATCACCGGCGACGGCACGACCGTGCCCGTGTCCGCCGTGCCCGTGACCGCCGCTCCCGTCACCGCCGTCACGTGTCTGGAGGATCGCGCGCACATCGAGCGCACCGTCGAGCTCGATCTGGCGGCCGGCGTCCAGCGGCTGCGCCTCGGGCCGGTCAGTGCGCTGGCCGTCGACCGTACCCTCCATGCCGAACTGACCTCCGGTCACCCGGCCACCGTGCTCGACGTACGCGTCGTCCGCAGCTGGGAGCCCCGCCCGCCGCGGCCGCCGGCCGACGACGACTCCGCCCTCCGCCATCGCGTCCACGCCCTCGAGGAGGAGCGGCGCACCCTGGAGCAGCAGCGCGACCGACTGCGGACCCGCCTCGAACTGCTGGGCCGCGTCGCCACCGATGTGCTGCGGGACATCGGCGAAGGTACCGGCTTCGGGGAGGCCGAAGGGCCGCGCTGGGCCCGTGAACTCGACCGGGTGGACGCCGAGCGCGACACGTACGGCGAGCGACTCCGCACCGTCGACGCCCGGTTGGCAGGGATCGACACCGAACTCGGCGAGGTCCACCGGGCCGTGTACCTCTCCGAGGAGGAACCCGCCGAGCTGGTCGCCCATGTCGAGCTGACCGTGGAGGCCACCGCCGCCGGCCGGGTCGGGCTGCGGCTGAGCCACCTCACGCCGTGCGCCCTGTGGCGGCCCGCGTACCGGGCCGTGCTCGACGGCGGTTCCTTGACGCTCGAAACCGAGGCGATGGTCTGGCAGCGCACGGGCGAGGACTGGAGCGACGTACGGCTGACGTTGTCGACGGCCCGGTCGGCACTGGCCACCGAACCGCCGTCGCTGGGCGAGGACCGGCTGACGCTCAAGGACCGCACGGCGGCGGAGCGGCGCACGGTCGACGTCGAGATGCGCGAGGAGGAGATCGGGGACCTCGGCCCGCTCCAGGTCCTCGGGCTGCCGGGTGTGGACGACGGCGGTGAGACGCGGGTGCTGCACGCCCCCGCGCCGGTCTCCGTGCCCTCGGACGGCCGCGCCCACCGGGTGCCGCTCTCGGTCTTCTCCACGGCCGCGAGCAGCGAGTACGCCTGCTCGCCCGAGGTGTCCCCGCTGGTCACGCAGGTGGTGCGGTTCGACAACCGGTCCGGCCATGTGCTGCTCGCCGGGCCCGTGGACCTGGTCCGGGGCAGCGGCTTCAGCGGCCGGGGCACGCTGGACTTCACCACCCCCGGCTCCCCCGTCGAGCTCGCCTTCGGCAGCCGCGACGACCACCGGGTGGTCCGGGAGACCGAGGAGGCCCGCGACACCGCCGGAATCACTCAGCGGACCGTGGTCACCCGCACGGTCCGGCTGCACCTGTCCCGCTTCTCGGCCCCCGGGGAGTCGGACGATCGGACGGTCGTCCTCCGGGAGCGGATCCCGGTCTCGGAGGTGTCGGCGGTGGAGGTGCGGCTCCGCAAGGAGGGCTGTTCCCCGGCGCCGGACGCGGTCGACGCCGAGGGCATCGTCCGCTGGGACGTCACCCTGCCGCCGGGCGGCCGCCGCACAGTCACCCTGGTGTACGAGGTATCGGCGAGCTCCAAGGTCGCCGGTATCTGA